The Phycisphaerae bacterium region CTGCTGGAGCCGATCGTGCATCTGGAAGTGACCGTGCCCAATGACAAGGTGGGCGACATTCAGGGCGACCTGGCGTCGCGTCGCGGGCGGCCCGAGGGCCAGGAGATGCTTCCTGGCGGTTTGAGCGTGATTTCCGGTCGCGTGCCGCTTTCGGAGATGTCCGATTACCACTCCCGGCTGTCGAGCATCACCGGCGGACAGGGCAGCTATGCGATGGAGCTTTCCCACTACGAGGTCGTGCCGGGCAACGTTCAGCAGCAGATTATTGAAGCGGCCAAGAAGGCCCGCGAGGAGCAGAAGGCGGCCCACTGAGTCCATCGGCCTGGGTGGCCGCCGCATTCCCTGTTTTGTGTGCCGGTCTGGGGCTCGAGGGTCCTGGGGCCACGTGTGCGCGGACGGCCCGGGCTTCAACGACTGCCCCATCCGAGTGGAGCCTCAGCATGCTGTCCTTTGTTCGAGCCTTGGTTACGGTTCTTGCTCTGGTTTGCCCATTGCCGGCCGTCGCCGCGGAAGAGAAGGCTGCCGCCACGCGGCCCGATTCCGAGTTGAAAACCCTGCGCGCGAAAGCTGCCCCGGCGGTGGGCAAGGCCCTCCGGTTTCTGGTCAAGGCCCAAGGTGAGGACGGCGGATGGAAGGGCTTCACCGGGACTTCCGACCCGGCCATTACCGCCCTGGTGGCCGAGGCCCTGGCTCGCCATTCCGAGTTCGGGCCCAAGCACGAGATCGTCAGGCGCGGCGTCCGGTTCGTGCTCAAGTATCGCCAGCCTGATGGGGGCATCTATGATCCCCAGCAGGCCTATGCCAACTACCACACGAGTATCGCCCTGATGTGCCTGTCGAGTATGGAGGACGAGTCGCTCGATTCGGTCATCAAGGCCGCCCAGAGCTACCTCAAGGGGTTGCAGTGGAAGGAGGACAAGCAGGACTCGGCGGGCAAGAGCGTGGACGTGAGCCACCCGTTTTACGGCGGGGCGGGCTACGGCAAGGAGCGGCGGCCTGATCTCTCCAATACGCAAATGATGGTCGAGGCTCTTCATGCGAGCGGGCTGCCGGCGAGTGATCCGGCCTACGGGCGGGCTCTCAGATTCATCACCCGCTGCCAGATGTGCAGTTCCAACGACCAGGCCTTCGCCCGCGGGGCCAGCGACGGCGGCTTCATCTACACGACGGCCAACGGCGGTGAAAGCAAGGCCGGCACGGACATGGTCAACGGCCAGCCGATGCTTCGCTCTTATGGTTCGATGACCTACGCAGGTTTCAAGAGCATGCTCTACGCCAAGGTCAGCCGGGACGATCCGCGGGTAACAGCCGCCTGGAACTGGATCCGCGGCCACTACACGCTCGACGCCAACCCGAACATGCCCGGTGACAAGTCCATCCAGGGCCTGTTCTACTACTACCACATGTTCGCCAAGGCCTTGGCCGCCTGGGGCGAGCCCGCGGTGGTCGACACGGCCGGCAAGAAGCACGATTGGCGTGCCGACCTTGTCGAGCAGCTCGTTTGCCGCCAGCGCGAGGACGGAAGCTGGATCAACACCGCCGACCGATGGCAGGAGGACAACGCGTGTCTCGTCACCGCCTATTGTCTCTTGGCCCTGGATGCGGCCTTGCGATGATCGCTCCGCGCGGGGGGGGTCGCCGGCCTCGCCGAAGGCCCTCGCCTTGGGCGATGTGGTGGTTGTTGAAATAGGGACGCAGGGGAGGACTCCGACTGCGTCCCTATTCGCTTCGGTTCGGTGGTGGCTAGGCCGAATCGCTCACCAGCCGAAACCGCTGACCCGCGGTTCCGTCAACGTTTTGAAGCAGAATCCGATCGATGGCCGCGGAAACCAGTCCGGCCATCCGTCGGCGGGGTGCCGCTTCGCAGGTAACCTCCCCGAAGCGAGCCCACATGGCTCCTGCGATAACGGCCGCCGACAAGTGGGCCATCACGGGGGTGGGGAGTTCGCCCAGGATGCCGGTGACGACGACTCGACGGAGGCCGAGTATGTTGAGTGCGCCGGCGATAGCCATGGCCAGGGCGTCGAGAGAGTCGATCAGCCAGGACGGCACGCCGTGTTCGGCGATACGCCGGATGAGCGCGGGCCAGGTATGCGGTCCTGGCCGTTTCGCGGCGGCGAAGCTGGCCAGCAGGCCCCGTCGTGAGACCAGGGTTTCAACGCAGCCGACCGCTCCGCAGCCGCAGGCGCGTCTGTTGCCCCAGACGGGGTCGTGTCCCAATTCGCCGCTGAGCGGCAGGGGGCTCTCGAACAATCGCCCGCCGATGACGGCTGCCCCGCCGACACCGTCTCCGATATCGACAAGGAGGAAATCGCCGCCGGTGGGGTTTGCGGCCAGGTGGCCGAGGGCCAGGGCCCGTATTTCCTGGACGATCAGGGCTGGGGCGTCGCAGACGGCGCTCAGCAGATCGGGCAAGTGGGCCTTCTCGACCCAGCGCATGTTGGGGCAGAGGAACACCTTCCCGCCGCCCTCATCCACCACCCCGGGCACGCTGATCAGAACGGCCTCCATCGGCTGCCCCGCCCATGCTCTGGTCGCGTGGGCCAGTCGTCTGAGCCACTCGTCCTGGGCCCGGGTCGTGGGGACCACGATTTCCCAGGCGAGATCCTCGCACCCGACCGGGAGCCGTGCCAGCCGGGTGTGCCTCACGCCGAGCTCCACCGCCAGGAATCGCAGGCGGGTGCGGTCCAGACGCACCAGTTGTCCGGGCCGTCCGATTCGGGGTGAGGCGTCGGCCGCACTGTTTGTTCTAGCACCGAGCCCGCGTCCCTGTCCCTCCGCGCTGGGGACGATCTCGAGGATTTGTGCGGCCAGGAGCTCGTCGACGATGGTTCCGACGGACGGCTGGCTCAATCCCACCGCCCGGGCGAGGTCGGCCCGCGTGGCCACCCCGTGGCCGAGCAGGGCGCTGAGCAGCCTTCTCTGATTCAAGCGCCGAAGATCGCTGGTGGTGGCCACGCCGTATCCCTTACTTAAAGAAGGTTCCTTATTAATTTACCGCCCCTCGGCGCCGAAGTCAAGGATTCCTTGGGTATTGGCCGGACGCGAGTCGGGCGTGGGGGGGGCGCCGGCCTCGCCCAAGTCTTTACTTAGGAATTTTGTTTTAGTATCGTGACGATTCCGGGATCGCAGACCGTGGCATCAGGTCGGCCTGGGCTCGAGGTCCGCGGTTGGGGATTCCCTGCGGAGGGCGCGGTTCGCCCCGGGGTGTCGGGCCCGGGGACGGTCTGGGCGTCCTGGAGATCCCGGCTGGCGGGAA contains the following coding sequences:
- a CDS encoding terpene cyclase/mutase family protein, with the protein product MLSFVRALVTVLALVCPLPAVAAEEKAAATRPDSELKTLRAKAAPAVGKALRFLVKAQGEDGGWKGFTGTSDPAITALVAEALARHSEFGPKHEIVRRGVRFVLKYRQPDGGIYDPQQAYANYHTSIALMCLSSMEDESLDSVIKAAQSYLKGLQWKEDKQDSAGKSVDVSHPFYGGAGYGKERRPDLSNTQMMVEALHASGLPASDPAYGRALRFITRCQMCSSNDQAFARGASDGGFIYTTANGGESKAGTDMVNGQPMLRSYGSMTYAGFKSMLYAKVSRDDPRVTAAWNWIRGHYTLDANPNMPGDKSIQGLFYYYHMFAKALAAWGEPAVVDTAGKKHDWRADLVEQLVCRQREDGSWINTADRWQEDNACLVTAYCLLALDAALR
- a CDS encoding ROK family transcriptional regulator; amino-acid sequence: MNQRRLLSALLGHGVATRADLARAVGLSQPSVGTIVDELLAAQILEIVPSAEGQGRGLGARTNSAADASPRIGRPGQLVRLDRTRLRFLAVELGVRHTRLARLPVGCEDLAWEIVVPTTRAQDEWLRRLAHATRAWAGQPMEAVLISVPGVVDEGGGKVFLCPNMRWVEKAHLPDLLSAVCDAPALIVQEIRALALGHLAANPTGGDFLLVDIGDGVGGAAVIGGRLFESPLPLSGELGHDPVWGNRRACGCGAVGCVETLVSRRGLLASFAAAKRPGPHTWPALIRRIAEHGVPSWLIDSLDALAMAIAGALNILGLRRVVVTGILGELPTPVMAHLSAAVIAGAMWARFGEVTCEAAPRRRMAGLVSAAIDRILLQNVDGTAGQRFRLVSDSA